A segment of the Bdellovibrio bacteriovorus genome:
TCCACAAAGATGGCGCAAATCTGCGCACGGCGAACACCTTTTTCCAGATCCACTTTACCTTCACGGATGGCTTGCACCACCTGCGGGCTGAACTGGGTGCTTAAGGTATTCAGACGGACAGCTTCTTCTGTTTTGGATTTGATAATGTGATCTCGGTTGGCGATTTCGGCCTTGAGGGCCAGGCGGCTGTTGATCTCACGCATGCGCAACTGTTCGTGGAAGAAACGAATCAGGAAGCAAATCACGATAGAGCCGACAATAAAGAACGAATTCAAAACCACCGGCCACAGATCCGTCACAGCCTGAATTTTCAGTGCAGTGAACAGATAATAAGGCAGATAGATTCCCAAAGCGGTGGCGACAAAAAAGCCCGTGGAAAACGGAATGAACGAAAGTCCCCCGATGGCCACCAGGTTCAACCCGGCATAGTAGCCGGTGCCCACGTCAGGGATAAAATAAATCATGATGTTGATGGGTAAAGCCACGAGCCCCGCATACAGGGCGGCAAACCACTGGGCGCGATGGAAGCTTTGCTCTTTGCGCAGTTCGTACTTGGCCACCAGACACAGCGGAATGATGGTCAGGCGCAGACCCAGGAACAGCCATTTGAACTGGGGAACGTAAATCAGATCGGCAATCCAGAAGGCCATGAACAAAGGCACGGCCATCCAGTTTGCGATGACTCGCAGGACAGATCTGATTTCTTCAATCACCTCAAACTCGCGCATTTGTGAGGTGGTGATTTCTTTCCCCAGCATTCAGTTCCTCAAAGCTTCCTATTTCTGAATCACTACAAACAGATTCACACCCAGAGGCTCTTTTTCCACCCAGATCTTGGAACCCATGCCTTTGAATATACGCAGCAGGTCCTCTTCAGAGCGGTAAATCAGATGCCAGTCCAGAACCAGCTCCATGAACGGCACACAAGGATTGTCCTTGCTGAAGTTGCCGATCACGACATGGCCACCTGGTTTTACAGATGCCAGCATTTTTTGTGCTGCCATTTGTGCCACAGGTTCTGTGAAGTAATCAAACAGGCCGGCAGAATAGATCAGATCATAATCTGTCTCGGGGCAGCCAGCCGCGATCACGTTGCGGATCGCCATATTGTTGAATTTGAATTTAAAGCCGGATTTCACAAAGCGCTCAACAGAGTGCAACTGTCTTTGCGCGTGTTTCAGGGATTCTTCATCCTGATCCAGGCACGTGAATTCAGCCGGACG
Coding sequences within it:
- a CDS encoding adenylate/guanylate cyclase domain-containing protein translates to MLGKEITTSQMREFEVIEEIRSVLRVIANWMAVPLFMAFWIADLIYVPQFKWLFLGLRLTIIPLCLVAKYELRKEQSFHRAQWFAALYAGLVALPINIMIYFIPDVGTGYYAGLNLVAIGGLSFIPFSTGFFVATALGIYLPYYLFTALKIQAVTDLWPVVLNSFFIVGSIVICFLIRFFHEQLRMREINSRLALKAEIANRDHIIKSKTEEAVRLNTLSTQFSPQVVQAIREGKVDLEKGVRRAQICAIFVDIVGSTERVVRLDQAKVDLVLARFMDTVVSIFLKYDITIDKFQGDGILAFANDPIRYGDYTQRTCLAALEVREALRQDREFYLLNWKKEMQIRIGISAGYANVGFYGNKKFFRSYTAIGAPLPFASRLTNLAEPDQILIDSDIAQTLQMEGFAVKNIGERVIKGFEGDTHYVFELNQAPIVRKDVSASSCPHCPDSILYLDTNAQGHFVMKCRACGYEAAEAQAVGAI